One genomic segment of Nocardioides cavernaquae includes these proteins:
- a CDS encoding DEAD/DEAH box helicase has product MSFVPVTGPATFRLAEPPRDSVITFSAGPRGGRTVELPMRAALPVLTRARTAEDAHPSVGLLAGAVLLAMRLVADGKFEPSPDGPWWQPAELAAADLDRLEQLAAARANEQLDAATAEGLARRVIAAVVDAMPRTPPTPGATSAAAKQPGAVRPIGARRSVSTRNGERQDFQDRLQDRLARLRADGVPIPDDRPNLVNLSLRVEAAEEELVAGGVRLVLQVHDERNPLHLCDAALLWTDPETSGFGGRARTHASLALRAAAEAWPVLERLQELRVPDEITLDTDELVSLLDSGVGALRAMGVDVLWPKALGRDLTASTVLEQARPGAGARGAGGRQEEALQDGLFGPSSLFEFNWRISLAGEPLSDDEMDQLAHAAAPVIRLRDQWLIVDPELAKKAKKRLVRTVTAPQAVAAALTATLVVDDTKVGVVVGASLERVRSQLRTAATRDPIPVPAGLEATLRDYQRHGLTWLAELTSLGLGACLADDMGLGKTIQVIALHLHRATVPGGGPTLVVCPTSLLGNWEAEVRRFAPGVPVRRFHGGGRSLDEVSSGFVLTTYGTLRRSASELAEVDWDLVVADEAQHVKNAATSTARALRAVPSTARVALTGTPIENELTELWAILDWATPGLLGSRMAFRKAWAQPIESGVDPDVTRRFADLVGPFVLRRKKSDPGIAPELPPKTETDHLVGLTREQTVLYEALVRESMERIERADPESRRGLILAMLTGLKQICNHPAHYLRQSNPRLGGRSEKFDLLDELLGTILAEDGAVLLFTQYVAMGRLLEAHLVRLGVPHLFLHGASSVGDRERMVREFQAGDTPVFILSLKAGGTGLNLTRADHVVHVDRWWNPAVEDQATDRAYRIGQTRPVQVHRIVAEGTIEERIAELLAGKRALAEAVMSGGETALTELSDAELRDLVELRRERS; this is encoded by the coding sequence GTGAGCTTTGTCCCCGTGACCGGCCCGGCCACCTTCCGGCTCGCCGAACCGCCACGAGACAGCGTGATCACCTTCAGCGCCGGCCCGCGGGGCGGCCGCACGGTCGAGCTCCCGATGCGCGCGGCGCTCCCGGTGCTCACGCGCGCCCGCACCGCCGAGGACGCGCACCCGAGTGTCGGCCTGCTCGCAGGCGCCGTGCTCCTGGCGATGCGGCTGGTCGCCGACGGCAAGTTCGAGCCGTCGCCGGACGGCCCGTGGTGGCAGCCCGCCGAGCTCGCTGCCGCCGACCTGGACCGGCTCGAGCAGCTCGCGGCCGCGCGGGCCAACGAGCAGCTCGACGCGGCGACCGCCGAGGGACTGGCGAGGCGCGTGATCGCGGCGGTCGTCGATGCCATGCCACGCACGCCGCCGACGCCGGGCGCGACGTCGGCCGCCGCGAAGCAGCCGGGTGCGGTCCGGCCCATCGGCGCCCGCAGGTCGGTCAGCACCCGCAATGGCGAACGCCAGGACTTCCAGGACCGGCTGCAGGATCGGCTCGCCCGCCTCCGCGCCGACGGGGTCCCGATCCCCGATGACCGACCCAACCTGGTCAACCTCTCGCTCCGGGTCGAGGCCGCCGAGGAAGAGCTCGTGGCCGGCGGCGTACGCCTTGTCCTTCAGGTGCACGACGAGCGCAACCCACTGCACCTGTGCGACGCGGCACTACTGTGGACCGACCCCGAGACGAGCGGCTTCGGCGGGCGTGCGCGCACGCACGCGTCCCTGGCCCTGCGTGCCGCCGCCGAGGCATGGCCGGTGCTCGAGCGGCTCCAGGAGCTGCGGGTCCCCGACGAGATCACCCTCGACACCGACGAGCTGGTGAGCCTCCTCGACTCCGGGGTCGGAGCCCTGCGCGCGATGGGTGTCGACGTCCTCTGGCCCAAGGCCCTCGGGCGTGACCTCACGGCCTCGACGGTGCTGGAGCAGGCCCGGCCCGGTGCTGGCGCCCGCGGGGCGGGCGGCCGGCAGGAGGAGGCGCTGCAGGACGGGCTCTTCGGGCCGTCGTCGCTGTTCGAGTTCAACTGGCGGATCTCGCTCGCCGGCGAGCCGCTCAGCGACGACGAGATGGACCAGCTCGCGCACGCCGCGGCTCCGGTCATCCGGCTGCGTGACCAGTGGCTCATCGTCGATCCCGAGCTGGCGAAGAAGGCGAAGAAGCGCCTTGTCCGCACCGTGACAGCGCCCCAGGCGGTCGCCGCGGCCCTGACCGCGACGCTGGTCGTGGACGACACGAAGGTCGGGGTGGTCGTCGGTGCCTCGCTGGAGCGGGTGCGTTCGCAGCTGCGGACGGCGGCCACGCGTGATCCGATCCCCGTGCCGGCGGGGCTCGAGGCGACCTTGCGTGACTACCAGCGCCACGGCCTGACCTGGCTCGCAGAGCTGACCTCGCTCGGGCTGGGCGCCTGTCTCGCCGACGACATGGGCCTGGGCAAGACCATCCAGGTGATCGCCCTCCACCTGCACCGGGCCACGGTGCCGGGCGGCGGGCCCACCCTCGTCGTCTGCCCGACGTCGCTGCTCGGCAACTGGGAGGCCGAGGTACGACGCTTCGCGCCCGGTGTTCCCGTGCGCCGCTTTCACGGGGGCGGGCGATCGCTTGACGAGGTGTCCAGTGGCTTCGTGCTGACCACCTACGGCACGCTGCGCCGCTCGGCGTCCGAGCTGGCCGAGGTCGACTGGGACCTCGTGGTTGCCGATGAGGCCCAGCACGTCAAGAACGCCGCGACCTCGACCGCACGCGCACTGCGCGCCGTGCCGTCGACGGCTCGGGTGGCACTGACCGGCACCCCGATCGAGAACGAGCTCACCGAGCTGTGGGCGATCCTCGACTGGGCGACTCCTGGCCTCCTGGGCAGCCGGATGGCGTTCCGCAAGGCCTGGGCGCAGCCGATCGAGTCGGGCGTCGATCCCGACGTCACGCGGCGTTTCGCGGATCTCGTGGGTCCGTTCGTCCTCCGGCGCAAGAAGTCCGACCCGGGCATCGCGCCCGAGCTCCCGCCCAAGACCGAGACCGACCACCTGGTCGGGCTGACCCGCGAGCAGACGGTCCTCTACGAAGCCCTGGTCCGCGAGTCCATGGAGCGCATCGAGCGGGCCGATCCGGAGTCACGGCGCGGCCTGATCCTCGCGATGCTCACCGGCCTCAAGCAGATCTGCAACCACCCGGCGCACTACCTGCGCCAGTCCAACCCCAGGCTCGGCGGTCGTTCGGAGAAGTTCGACCTGCTCGACGAGCTGCTCGGCACGATCCTCGCCGAAGATGGCGCCGTCCTCCTCTTCACCCAGTACGTCGCGATGGGGCGCCTGCTCGAGGCGCATCTCGTCCGGCTCGGAGTGCCGCACCTCTTCCTGCACGGGGCGTCGTCGGTCGGCGATCGTGAGCGGATGGTGCGGGAGTTCCAGGCCGGAGACACGCCGGTCTTCATCCTGTCGCTCAAGGCCGGTGGCACCGGACTCAACCTGACCAGGGCCGACCACGTCGTCCACGTCGACCGGTGGTGGAACCCCGCGGTCGAGGACCAGGCGACCGACCGTGCCTACCGGATTGGCCAGACCCGGCCGGTGCAGGTGCACCGGATCGTCGCCGAGGGCACCATCGAGGAGCGCATCGCGGAGCTGTTGGCCGGCAAGCGGGCGCTCGCCGAGGCCGTCATGTCGGGCGGGGAGACCGCGCTGACGGAGCTGTCCGACGCGGAGCTGCGCGACCTGGTCGAGCTGCGGCGGGAACGCTCGTGA
- a CDS encoding class I SAM-dependent methyltransferase: MTDASGARWFDEWTPEQRSEYADRFRKLAADGVDIDGEARMVDALAGRNSRVLDAGCGTGRVAAYLAGQGHRAAGVDIDPVLIKAGRQQYPGLPLQCLDLVQVSPNLGHFDVIVSAGNVMVYLEPGTERAVLAALASVLVPGGRAIFGFATDRDYTVADLDRDATATGWALESRWATWQLDPFTPDADWAVSVYRS; encoded by the coding sequence ATGACCGATGCATCCGGCGCTCGCTGGTTCGACGAGTGGACCCCCGAGCAGCGCAGCGAGTACGCCGACCGGTTCCGCAAGCTTGCCGCTGACGGGGTCGACATCGACGGCGAGGCACGCATGGTCGACGCCCTCGCTGGCCGCAACAGTCGCGTGCTCGACGCCGGGTGCGGCACGGGCCGCGTCGCGGCGTACCTCGCAGGGCAGGGGCACCGGGCCGCCGGCGTCGACATCGACCCTGTGCTGATCAAGGCCGGGCGCCAGCAGTACCCGGGCCTGCCCCTGCAGTGCCTCGACCTGGTCCAGGTGAGCCCCAACCTCGGGCACTTCGACGTGATCGTCAGCGCGGGCAACGTGATGGTCTATCTCGAGCCGGGGACCGAGCGGGCCGTCCTCGCTGCCCTCGCCTCGGTGCTGGTGCCGGGCGGCCGGGCGATCTTCGGCTTCGCGACCGACCGCGACTACACGGTCGCCGACCTCGACCGGGACGCCACCGCGACGGGCTGGGCGCTCGAGAGCCGATGGGCGACCTGGCAGCTCGACCCGTTCACTCCCGACGCCGACTGGGCGGTCTCGGTCTATCGCTCCTGA
- a CDS encoding TetR/AcrR family transcriptional regulator produces MAGTRRDEILGIAAELFAARGFHGVSVAELGAACGMSGPALYKHFAGKDALLAEMLVSTSEELLAVGRVRVREAAGAAEAVSALVDWHISFALEHRSMIVIQDRDWSALPDEAREQVRTLQRKYVDLWSRALRAVHQDLKPLEAKARVHAAFGLLNSTPHSALIPDGRMRSMLHEMALAALWITADA; encoded by the coding sequence ATGGCCGGCACACGACGCGACGAAATCCTCGGCATCGCCGCGGAGCTCTTTGCTGCACGCGGGTTCCACGGTGTCTCCGTCGCCGAGCTCGGCGCCGCCTGCGGCATGAGCGGCCCCGCGCTCTACAAGCACTTCGCCGGCAAGGACGCCCTGCTGGCCGAGATGCTGGTCTCCACGAGCGAGGAGCTGCTCGCGGTGGGCCGGGTGCGCGTCCGCGAGGCCGCGGGCGCCGCCGAAGCCGTCTCCGCCCTCGTGGACTGGCACATCTCCTTCGCCCTCGAGCACCGGTCGATGATCGTGATCCAGGACCGCGACTGGTCGGCACTGCCCGACGAGGCGCGCGAGCAGGTCCGCACCCTCCAGCGGAAGTACGTCGACCTCTGGTCGCGCGCCTTGCGCGCCGTCCATCAGGACCTCAAGCCGCTCGAGGCCAAGGCGCGCGTCCACGCCGCCTTCGGCCTGCTGAACTCCACCCCGCACAGCGCGCTGATCCCGGACGGCCGGATGCGCTCGATGCTGCACGAAATGGCCCTCGCGGCCCTGTGGATAACCGCCGACGCCTGA
- a CDS encoding carboxyl transferase domain-containing protein, translating to MAGLREVTIELRERLAAVRAGGAGGSERARLKHTERGKLLVRDRVDRLLDPGSPFLEFSPLAANGMYGDDAPGAGIVTGMGRINGRLCVVIANDATVKGGTYYPMTVKKHLRAQAIAEQNNLPAIALVDSGGGFLPLQDEVFPDREHFGRIFFNQATMSARGVPQIAAVMGSCTAGGAYIPAMSDETVIVRNQGTIFLGGPPLVKAATGEVVTAEELGGGDVHARTSGVVDHLADDDAHALDILRAIVDTFRPEPEAPWEVRPGEEPLLAPDTLYDVVPGDTRTPYDVREVIRRLVDGSRFQEFKKLYGETLVTGFAHIEGHPIGIVANNGILFSESALKGAHFVELCNQRGIPLLFLQNITGFMVGREYENRGIARDGAKLVTAVACSVVPKFTVVIGGSFGAGNYGMCGRAYDPRFLWMWPNARISVMGGEQAASVLATVKRDGIEGSGGSWSSDEEEAFKDPIRASYDEQGSPYYSTARLWDDGVIDPADTRRVLGIALEAAAHAPVASPSYGVFRM from the coding sequence GTGGCAGGACTGCGGGAAGTCACCATCGAGCTGCGGGAGCGGCTCGCTGCCGTGCGCGCCGGCGGTGCCGGCGGATCCGAGCGCGCTCGTCTGAAGCACACCGAGCGGGGCAAGCTCCTGGTCCGCGACCGGGTCGACCGGTTGCTCGACCCGGGCAGCCCCTTCCTCGAGTTCAGCCCACTCGCGGCCAACGGGATGTACGGCGACGACGCACCCGGCGCGGGCATCGTGACCGGCATGGGGCGGATCAACGGTCGCCTCTGCGTGGTCATCGCCAACGACGCGACGGTCAAGGGCGGCACGTACTACCCGATGACGGTCAAGAAGCACCTGCGCGCGCAGGCCATCGCCGAGCAGAACAACCTGCCCGCCATCGCCCTGGTCGACTCCGGCGGCGGGTTTCTCCCGCTCCAGGACGAGGTGTTCCCCGACCGCGAGCACTTCGGCCGGATCTTCTTCAACCAGGCCACCATGAGCGCGCGCGGCGTCCCCCAGATCGCTGCCGTCATGGGCTCGTGCACCGCCGGCGGCGCCTACATCCCGGCCATGTCCGACGAGACGGTCATCGTGCGCAACCAGGGCACGATCTTCCTCGGCGGCCCGCCGCTGGTGAAGGCCGCGACCGGTGAGGTCGTGACTGCCGAGGAGCTCGGCGGCGGTGACGTCCACGCCCGCACCTCCGGAGTCGTCGACCACCTCGCCGACGATGACGCCCACGCGCTCGACATCCTCCGCGCCATCGTCGACACCTTCCGGCCCGAGCCCGAGGCCCCGTGGGAGGTGCGTCCGGGCGAGGAGCCGCTGCTCGCCCCCGACACCTTGTACGACGTGGTGCCCGGCGACACCCGCACGCCCTACGACGTGCGCGAGGTGATCCGCCGACTCGTCGACGGCAGCCGCTTCCAGGAGTTCAAGAAGCTCTACGGCGAGACGCTCGTGACCGGGTTCGCGCACATCGAGGGCCACCCGATCGGCATCGTGGCCAACAACGGCATCCTGTTCAGCGAGTCGGCGCTCAAGGGCGCCCACTTCGTCGAGCTGTGCAACCAGCGCGGCATCCCGCTGCTCTTCCTGCAGAACATCACCGGTTTCATGGTCGGTCGGGAGTACGAGAACCGCGGGATCGCCCGCGACGGCGCCAAGCTGGTCACGGCGGTCGCGTGCTCCGTCGTACCGAAGTTCACCGTCGTGATCGGCGGGAGCTTCGGTGCGGGCAACTACGGCATGTGCGGGCGCGCCTACGACCCGCGCTTCCTGTGGATGTGGCCCAACGCGCGCATCTCGGTGATGGGTGGCGAGCAGGCGGCATCGGTCCTCGCGACCGTCAAGCGCGACGGCATCGAGGGCTCGGGCGGCTCCTGGTCGAGTGACGAGGAGGAGGCGTTCAAGGACCCGATCCGCGCGTCGTACGACGAGCAGGGCTCGCCCTACTACTCCACCGCCCGGCTCTGGGACGACGGAGTGATCGACCCCGCGGACACCCGCCGGGTGCTCGGCATCGCGCTCGAGGCGGCGGCGCACGCGCCGGTCGCCAGCC